A genomic region of Natronoarchaeum mannanilyticum contains the following coding sequences:
- a CDS encoding right-handed parallel beta-helix repeat-containing protein, with product MNRRTFVGTAVGLAGFGTLGTGSAVQNGNGRGNSNGNGRGNGDGGLVNAEETGSGAIVATDDGFVISDQEITVDNGVGYDGGEGAYIIYNDGYDGEISNNEISVDEVPESPTFGIRVEGGDVDVRSNTVDGDDALGKQFLSIGVADGATGRAEDNTLNGGHRVGILAEGSGTDISIRSNDVTGLGPKSDGWAENGIQISGDATGDVRDNTVEDHWWDLDNFQSSGIILYQPGDSINIQRNEVRNNDAGIALWGGDRHNAIHNAVEVSEADPGENGVAHYGVLVLDTENTGVRQNTISATDGDIGILVYSSAENTKLIGNDVSGFDELIVDQGADTKLPNPFDPNS from the coding sequence ATGAATCGTAGAACGTTCGTCGGCACGGCCGTCGGCCTCGCCGGGTTCGGAACGCTCGGAACGGGGTCCGCCGTGCAGAACGGGAACGGCCGGGGGAACAGCAACGGTAACGGGAGAGGAAACGGTGACGGAGGGCTTGTCAACGCCGAAGAGACAGGTAGCGGCGCTATCGTCGCAACCGACGACGGTTTCGTGATCTCCGACCAGGAGATTACAGTCGATAATGGAGTCGGTTACGATGGCGGAGAGGGTGCGTACATCATCTACAACGACGGCTACGACGGCGAGATCTCGAACAACGAGATCTCAGTCGACGAGGTTCCAGAGAGTCCGACGTTCGGAATCAGAGTTGAGGGTGGTGACGTTGACGTGAGGTCGAACACCGTGGACGGGGACGATGCACTCGGCAAACAGTTCCTATCAATAGGCGTCGCCGACGGTGCTACCGGTCGGGCCGAAGACAATACACTGAACGGAGGCCACCGAGTCGGAATTCTCGCTGAGGGGAGCGGAACGGACATCTCGATACGGAGCAACGACGTAACCGGCCTGGGCCCAAAATCCGACGGATGGGCCGAGAACGGGATCCAAATTAGCGGCGATGCGACCGGAGACGTGCGCGACAACACCGTCGAAGACCACTGGTGGGACTTGGATAACTTTCAGTCATCCGGGATCATCCTCTATCAGCCAGGGGACAGCATCAACATCCAGCGAAACGAGGTTAGAAACAACGACGCCGGCATCGCCCTGTGGGGCGGCGACAGGCACAATGCGATCCACAACGCTGTCGAGGTCAGCGAGGCCGATCCCGGCGAGAACGGCGTCGCCCACTACGGAGTCCTCGTGCTAGATACTGAGAACACCGGTGTCCGGCAGAACACGATTTCCGCTACTGACGGGGACATTGGCATCCTCGTGTACTCGTCCGCGGAGAACACTAAACTGATCGGCAACGACGTCTCGGGATTCGACGAACTGATCGTGGATCAGGGGGCCGACACCAAGCTCCCGAATCCGTTCGATCCAAACTCCTGA
- the katG gene encoding catalase/peroxidase HPI codes for MTKTNQDWWPNQLNLEILDQNAANVGPYDEDFDYAEEFQKLDLEEVKADLKDLMTSSQDWWPADYGHYGPLFIRMAWHSAGTYRTVDGRGGASGGTQRFAPLNSWPDNGNLDKARRLLEPIKQKYGRKLSWADLIVLAGNTALESMGMQTLGWAGGREDEYEPDEAVYWGPENEWEAPQDERFDEDDELDEPLGATVMGLIYVDPEGPDGDPDPLKSAKRIRQAFGRMAMNDEETAALIAGGHTFGKSHGAESDGMGPEPEAAPIEEQGLGWPDSGKGSDTTTSGIEGAWNQWPTMWDTSYLDNLLDYEWELTESPAGAKQWEPVDEEAKDTVPDAHDPSEKHSPMMMTTDLALKRDPEFRETIETFRENPPEFLRAFASAWFKLIHRDMGPEERFLGPDAPDETFIWQDPLPDADYDLIGEEEVDELKEEILDSELSTSQLVKTAWAAASTYRDSDKRGGANGARIRLEPQRSWEVNEPAELETVLETYEEIQAEFNDSRSDDVRVSIADLIVLGGNAAVESAAADAGYDVTVPFEPGRTDATQDQTDVESFEALKPEVDGFRNYFGGEYDGPAEELLVDHADLLDLTPSEMTVLVGGLRTLGANYQDSDLGVFTDERETLSNDFFVNLLSMDYEWEQADGSEELYELRDRETGEVEWEASRVDLIFGSNSRLRTLADVYASEEEKFVEDFVDTWHKVMSHDRFDLE; via the coding sequence ATGACGAAGACCAACCAAGACTGGTGGCCGAACCAGTTGAACCTGGAGATTCTCGATCAGAACGCCGCTAACGTCGGTCCGTACGACGAGGACTTCGATTACGCGGAGGAGTTCCAGAAGCTCGACCTCGAGGAGGTGAAAGCCGACCTTAAGGACCTGATGACCTCGTCCCAGGACTGGTGGCCGGCCGACTACGGCCACTACGGGCCGCTGTTCATCCGGATGGCGTGGCACAGCGCCGGCACCTACCGCACCGTCGACGGCCGCGGCGGGGCGTCCGGCGGCACCCAGCGCTTCGCGCCGCTGAACAGCTGGCCCGACAACGGGAACCTCGACAAGGCGCGCCGACTGCTGGAGCCGATCAAGCAGAAGTACGGCCGCAAGCTCTCGTGGGCCGACCTGATCGTGCTCGCCGGGAACACCGCCCTCGAGTCGATGGGCATGCAGACGCTCGGCTGGGCCGGCGGGCGCGAGGACGAGTACGAGCCCGACGAGGCCGTCTACTGGGGCCCCGAGAACGAGTGGGAAGCGCCTCAGGACGAGCGCTTCGACGAGGACGACGAGCTCGACGAGCCGCTCGGCGCCACCGTGATGGGCCTCATCTACGTCGACCCCGAGGGGCCGGACGGCGATCCGGACCCGCTCAAGTCCGCCAAGCGCATCCGCCAGGCGTTCGGCCGCATGGCGATGAACGACGAGGAGACCGCCGCCCTCATCGCCGGCGGACACACGTTCGGCAAGTCCCACGGCGCCGAGAGCGACGGCATGGGTCCCGAACCTGAAGCCGCCCCCATCGAGGAGCAGGGTCTCGGCTGGCCCGACTCCGGCAAGGGGTCCGACACGACCACCAGCGGCATCGAGGGTGCCTGGAACCAGTGGCCGACGATGTGGGACACGTCCTATCTCGACAACCTGCTCGATTACGAGTGGGAGCTGACCGAGAGCCCCGCCGGCGCGAAGCAGTGGGAGCCGGTCGACGAGGAAGCGAAGGACACCGTCCCGGACGCCCACGACCCCTCGGAGAAGCACTCCCCCATGATGATGACGACGGACCTCGCGCTCAAGCGGGATCCGGAGTTCCGGGAGACGATCGAGACCTTCCGCGAGAACCCGCCGGAGTTCCTGCGGGCCTTCGCGAGCGCGTGGTTCAAGCTCATCCACCGCGACATGGGCCCCGAGGAGCGGTTCCTCGGCCCTGACGCCCCCGACGAGACGTTCATCTGGCAGGACCCGCTCCCCGACGCCGACTACGACCTGATCGGCGAGGAGGAGGTCGACGAGCTCAAGGAAGAGATCCTCGACTCGGAGCTATCGACCTCGCAGCTGGTCAAGACCGCCTGGGCGGCGGCGTCGACGTACCGCGACAGCGACAAGCGCGGCGGCGCCAACGGCGCCCGCATCCGGCTGGAGCCCCAGCGTAGCTGGGAGGTCAACGAGCCGGCCGAACTGGAGACCGTGCTGGAGACCTACGAGGAGATCCAGGCCGAGTTCAACGACTCGCGCTCGGACGACGTTCGCGTCTCGATCGCCGACCTGATCGTGCTGGGCGGCAACGCCGCCGTTGAGTCGGCTGCGGCCGACGCCGGCTACGACGTGACGGTTCCGTTCGAGCCGGGCCGGACGGACGCCACGCAGGACCAGACCGACGTCGAGTCCTTCGAGGCGCTCAAGCCGGAAGTCGACGGATTCCGCAACTACTTCGGCGGCGAGTACGACGGCCCCGCCGAGGAGCTGCTGGTCGACCACGCCGACCTGCTCGACCTGACGCCCTCGGAGATGACGGTGCTGGTCGGCGGGCTGCGCACCTTGGGCGCGAACTATCAGGACTCCGACCTCGGCGTCTTCACCGACGAGCGCGAGACGCTGTCCAACGACTTCTTCGTCAACCTGCTCTCGATGGACTACGAGTGGGAGCAGGCAGACGGCTCGGAGGAACTGTACGAGCTACGCGATCGCGAGACGGGCGAGGTCGAGTGGGAAGCGAGTCGCGTAGACCTCATCTTCGGCTCGAACTCCCGGCTTCGAACGCTGGCCGACGTCTACGCGAGCGAGGAGGAGAAGTTCGTCGAGGACTTCGTGGACACCTGGCACAAGGTCATGAGCCACGACCGGTTCGACCTGGAGTAA
- the hisD gene encoding histidinol dehydrogenase: MNQSAVADLGPDDRSALFDRDAGVAAVREDVREIVDRVREEGDVAVREFCKKFDDVQVGSLEITDEAERAYDEIDDELREAIDAAVANVREFHEAQVPEDWRESFDGRELGRRFRPIQRVGVYAPGGTAAYPSSAIMGVVPAKVAGVEQVAVATPPAEQINPATLAAIHAAGADTVYSVGGAQAVGALAYGTESVNRVQKIVGPGNRWVTAAKAEVRGDVDIDFLAGPSEILVVADDTADPEYVAADLVAQAEHDENASVVAVTDDADLADEIADAVDRQADGREREDVIRGALDSDASGVFHARSMSEAISFAEAYAPEHLSIVAEDDESILDRIESAGSAFLGPYTPVAAGDYASGTNHVLPTGGGAKLTGGLSVDTFVRSTTVQRLDRDALDDLGDTITTLADAEGLEAHAESVRRRLDDE, from the coding sequence ATGAACCAGAGCGCAGTCGCCGACCTCGGCCCGGACGACCGGTCAGCGCTGTTCGATCGCGACGCCGGCGTCGCCGCGGTGCGCGAGGATGTCCGCGAGATCGTCGACCGGGTCCGCGAGGAGGGCGACGTGGCAGTCAGAGAGTTCTGCAAGAAGTTCGACGACGTCCAGGTCGGGAGCTTAGAGATCACCGACGAGGCCGAGCGCGCCTACGACGAAATCGATGACGAGCTCCGCGAGGCGATCGACGCGGCCGTCGCGAACGTCCGCGAGTTCCACGAGGCGCAGGTGCCCGAGGACTGGCGCGAGTCGTTCGACGGGCGCGAGCTCGGTCGACGGTTCCGACCGATCCAGCGCGTCGGCGTGTACGCGCCCGGCGGCACCGCGGCCTACCCCTCCAGCGCGATCATGGGCGTCGTCCCGGCGAAGGTCGCGGGCGTCGAGCAGGTCGCCGTCGCGACGCCGCCGGCCGAGCAGATCAACCCCGCGACGCTGGCGGCGATCCACGCCGCGGGCGCCGACACCGTCTACAGCGTCGGGGGCGCGCAGGCGGTCGGCGCGCTGGCCTACGGCACCGAGTCGGTCAACCGCGTCCAGAAGATCGTCGGCCCGGGCAACCGCTGGGTGACCGCCGCCAAGGCCGAGGTTCGCGGCGACGTCGACATTGACTTCCTCGCCGGGCCGAGCGAGATCCTCGTCGTCGCCGACGACACCGCCGATCCCGAGTACGTCGCCGCCGACCTGGTCGCGCAGGCCGAGCACGACGAGAACGCCTCGGTCGTCGCCGTCACCGACGACGCCGACCTCGCGGACGAGATCGCCGACGCCGTCGATCGGCAGGCCGACGGTCGCGAGCGCGAGGACGTGATCCGCGGCGCGCTCGACTCAGACGCCAGCGGCGTCTTCCACGCCCGCTCGATGAGCGAGGCGATCTCGTTCGCGGAGGCGTACGCCCCGGAACACCTCTCGATCGTCGCCGAAGACGACGAGTCGATTCTCGACCGGATCGAGAGCGCGGGCAGCGCGTTCCTCGGCCCGTACACGCCCGTCGCCGCCGGCGACTACGCCAGCGGCACCAACCACGTCCTGCCGACCGGCGGCGGCGCGAAGCTGACCGGCGGGCTCTCGGTCGACACGTTCGTCCGGTCGACGACCGTCCAGCGCCTCGATCGCGACGCGCTGGACGATCTCGGCGACACGATCACGACACTCGCGGACGCCGAAGGACTGGAAGCCCACGCCGAGAGCGTCCGGCGGCGTCTGGACGACGAGTAA
- a CDS encoding PQQ-binding-like beta-propeller repeat protein, translated as MPTLTRRRLLGAGAATVVGGVGVELLAGPAPTFDAWEPAPDAWPAERRDSARTAAAPEMNPPTGEPSVEWTAEVESAPNEGVTALVVGDGTAFLGGDFRIAAVDLADGSRLWDADAPAEHLCYRDGVLYCVSIIHGGGLVALDAADGRTHWTFSEGGSTDVHDLLVVGDAALVGTHGQLVAHDARDGTVAWRLNVGGSGKVHPAVADNTLYVGGPGPLAAYRSREGWNAVREATPRRTERDRSHGPPFVTHPVVTDDSVYVGGHVDPFEEITGAAFSRSGLSHRWNGPTGNGLTSPVPIDDVGVVRIYHHGDNQEYELVGVDLDDGETEWSINRNAQIAPPVGAGELAFTCSADGAVLAIDPGTGRIVWETTVDGSTRAVVPAGERLLVADASGTVRCLR; from the coding sequence ATGCCCACCCTGACGCGACGCCGGTTGCTCGGAGCCGGCGCGGCGACGGTCGTCGGCGGCGTCGGCGTCGAACTGCTCGCCGGTCCCGCGCCGACGTTCGACGCGTGGGAGCCCGCCCCCGACGCGTGGCCCGCCGAACGCCGCGACTCCGCCCGAACCGCGGCGGCGCCGGAGATGAACCCGCCGACCGGCGAGCCGTCGGTCGAGTGGACGGCCGAAGTCGAGAGCGCGCCGAACGAGGGCGTCACCGCGCTCGTCGTCGGAGACGGGACGGCGTTTCTCGGCGGCGACTTCCGCATCGCTGCCGTCGATCTTGCGGACGGCAGCCGGCTGTGGGACGCCGACGCCCCCGCGGAGCATCTCTGCTATCGGGACGGCGTCCTGTACTGTGTTAGCATTATTCATGGGGGCGGGCTCGTCGCGCTGGACGCGGCGGACGGCCGGACTCACTGGACGTTCTCGGAGGGCGGCTCAACTGACGTTCACGACCTGCTCGTCGTCGGTGACGCCGCTCTCGTAGGAACACACGGTCAACTCGTCGCACACGACGCACGGGACGGCACTGTCGCGTGGCGGCTAAACGTCGGCGGGAGCGGCAAGGTCCACCCGGCGGTGGCCGACAACACGCTGTACGTCGGCGGGCCGGGCCCGTTGGCCGCGTACCGATCGCGCGAAGGCTGGAACGCGGTTCGCGAGGCGACGCCGCGCCGAACCGAGCGAGACCGGTCGCACGGGCCGCCGTTCGTGACTCATCCTGTCGTGACCGACGACAGCGTGTACGTCGGCGGCCACGTCGATCCCTTCGAGGAGATCACCGGCGCTGCGTTCTCCCGTTCGGGGCTCTCCCACCGCTGGAACGGACCGACCGGCAACGGACTCACCTCGCCCGTACCGATCGACGACGTCGGCGTCGTCCGGATCTACCACCACGGCGATAACCAGGAGTACGAACTGGTCGGCGTCGATCTCGACGACGGCGAGACGGAGTGGTCGATCAATAGAAATGCTCAGATAGCGCCCCCGGTCGGTGCGGGCGAACTGGCGTTCACGTGTAGCGCCGACGGCGCCGTGCTGGCGATCGATCCGGGGACGGGCCGGATCGTCTGGGAGACGACCGTCGACGGGTCGACGCGGGCCGTCGTCCCCGCAGGTGAGCGACTCCTCGTCGCCGACGCGTCTGGGACGGTCCGGTGTCTGCGATAA
- a CDS encoding iron-sulfur cluster assembly accessory protein — protein sequence MSTDAASGGETQPSIEITEAAAERALGLLEQEEMDTDEAGLRLFVQQGGCAGLSYGMRFDGEPDEDDTIYEHHGLRVFVDPASMNYVEGSVVDFEEGLQAEGFHVENPNVVSECGCGESFRT from the coding sequence ATGAGTACTGACGCCGCGTCCGGCGGGGAGACCCAGCCGTCGATCGAGATCACCGAGGCGGCCGCCGAGCGTGCGCTGGGGCTGCTCGAACAGGAGGAGATGGACACCGACGAGGCCGGGCTTCGCCTGTTCGTCCAGCAGGGCGGCTGCGCGGGGCTCTCCTACGGGATGCGCTTCGACGGCGAACCCGACGAGGACGACACCATCTACGAGCACCACGGGCTGCGCGTGTTCGTCGATCCCGCCAGCATGAACTACGTGGAGGGCAGCGTCGTCGACTTCGAGGAGGGTCTGCAGGCGGAGGGGTTCCACGTCGAGAACCCCAACGTCGTCAGCGAGTGCGGCTGCGGCGAGTCGTTCCGGACGTAG
- a CDS encoding dodecin, producing MVFKKITLIGTSTESFEDAADDALDRAEDTLDNIHWAEVDELGVEIASAENREYQAEVVVAFQLEE from the coding sequence ATGGTTTTCAAGAAGATCACGCTGATCGGAACGAGCACGGAGAGCTTCGAGGACGCGGCCGACGACGCGCTCGACCGGGCCGAGGACACGCTGGACAACATCCACTGGGCCGAGGTCGACGAGCTCGGCGTCGAGATCGCGTCGGCGGAAAACAGGGAGTACCAGGCCGAGGTCGTGGTCGCGTTCCAGCTCGAGGAGTGA
- a CDS encoding ABC transporter substrate-binding protein, whose protein sequence is MPSPRSGPNRREMLAALGATALGSTAGCTNALSRFAWSSPDSVSLTIATVPANVDTAATQMARQLETNLEAAGIDASYEPQSEGSLLRTVLMEQDFDLFIARHPGVSDPDELRGLLHTTFSEEAGWQNPFGFNEPAVDDLLETQKTQTGDERMGTVTDLQTQLLERQPFTVLAYPDQLSVASTDLNLERTPGGLIGAHDYLRLGAANPDVDRLRVGHLGGSITRNRNPLAVAHHSRTDMLGLLYEPLVKRVDGEYLPWLAASVDWVDDAEEMTVRVSLRDDLRWHDGERLDATDAEFTYQFLQDTAMGNESTPIPAPRFRSESSAVTSTSTPSNYDIELSFGDATRDVAIRSLTVPLLPRHIWIERTGLVREYMTRALVWDNESAIGCGPYRFENANVGNRLLLSRNGDHFLFDGRDLDERYDQFAGDGAFEEILFDITEQSLLLISGVGDDSIDISSSPIQPEHAAGAESADGVELLSGDKGEFYMLGFNTRRHPMGNYQFRSAVARLIDRQYSVDEIMYGHADPSDTPLLRTDYLADEFAWGEGGNLGPFPGENGEVDQKRARDVFRDAGFRYSDGGNLVTRN, encoded by the coding sequence ATGCCCTCTCCCCGCTCCGGCCCAAATCGGCGGGAGATGCTCGCGGCGCTCGGAGCCACGGCGCTCGGATCGACCGCGGGCTGTACGAACGCCCTCTCCCGGTTTGCCTGGTCCAGCCCCGACAGCGTTTCCCTCACCATCGCGACGGTCCCCGCCAACGTCGACACCGCGGCCACCCAGATGGCTCGTCAGCTCGAGACGAACCTCGAAGCCGCCGGAATCGACGCGAGCTACGAGCCCCAGAGCGAAGGCTCGCTGCTGCGCACGGTGCTCATGGAGCAGGACTTCGACCTGTTCATCGCTCGGCATCCGGGCGTCAGCGACCCCGACGAACTCCGCGGACTGCTCCACACCACGTTCAGCGAGGAGGCCGGCTGGCAGAACCCCTTCGGCTTCAACGAGCCGGCCGTCGACGATCTGCTCGAGACCCAGAAGACCCAGACCGGCGACGAACGCATGGGGACCGTGACCGACCTGCAGACGCAGTTACTCGAACGACAGCCGTTCACGGTGCTCGCCTACCCCGACCAGCTCTCCGTCGCGAGCACCGATCTGAACCTCGAACGGACGCCGGGCGGCCTGATCGGGGCCCACGACTACCTCCGGCTGGGTGCCGCGAACCCCGACGTCGACCGACTCCGCGTCGGCCACCTCGGCGGCTCGATCACGCGTAACCGGAACCCGCTCGCGGTCGCGCACCACAGCCGAACGGACATGCTCGGCCTCCTGTACGAACCGCTGGTCAAGCGAGTCGACGGCGAGTATCTCCCGTGGCTCGCGGCGTCGGTCGACTGGGTCGACGACGCCGAGGAGATGACGGTGCGCGTGTCGCTCCGAGACGACCTTCGGTGGCACGACGGCGAACGCCTCGACGCAACGGACGCCGAGTTCACGTACCAGTTCCTGCAGGACACCGCGATGGGCAACGAGTCGACGCCGATTCCGGCGCCGCGGTTCCGCAGCGAGTCGAGCGCCGTGACCTCGACGTCGACGCCGTCGAACTACGACATCGAACTGTCGTTCGGCGACGCGACGCGGGATGTTGCGATCCGGTCGCTGACGGTGCCGCTGTTGCCGCGACACATTTGGATCGAGCGAACCGGACTGGTCCGGGAGTACATGACCCGAGCGCTCGTCTGGGACAACGAGTCGGCGATCGGCTGTGGCCCCTACCGGTTCGAGAACGCGAACGTCGGGAACCGGCTGTTGCTCTCGCGAAACGGGGACCACTTCCTCTTCGACGGGCGGGATCTCGACGAGCGGTACGACCAGTTCGCCGGCGACGGCGCGTTCGAGGAAATTCTGTTCGACATAACTGAACAGTCGCTCCTGCTGATCAGCGGCGTCGGAGACGACAGCATCGACATCAGCTCGTCGCCGATCCAGCCCGAACACGCCGCTGGTGCCGAAAGCGCCGACGGCGTCGAGTTGCTGTCGGGCGACAAGGGCGAGTTCTACATGCTCGGGTTCAACACCCGCCGCCACCCGATGGGCAACTACCAGTTCCGCTCCGCCGTCGCGCGGCTGATCGATCGGCAGTACTCCGTCGACGAGATCATGTACGGCCACGCCGACCCGTCGGACACACCGCTCCTGCGAACCGACTACCTCGCCGACGAGTTCGCCTGGGGCGAGGGTGGGAATCTCGGCCCGTTCCCCGGCGAAAACGGCGAAGTCGACCAGAAACGAGCCAGAGACGTGTTCCGCGATGCCGGGTTCCGCTACAGCGACGGCGGCAACCTCGTCACCCGGAACTGA
- a CDS encoding DUF7116 family protein has translation MGTVSTQLDDEARSIFTRLGYTVSGDGAEFTAERDWKAVRVTTMPEPDDPPESGGLRCFVTRRSQANEVRRRLVRTDPDYDWAIISVANDDYEVVRAPPAAGASA, from the coding sequence ATGGGTACTGTTAGCACCCAACTGGACGACGAGGCCAGATCGATTTTCACCCGCCTGGGGTACACCGTCTCGGGGGACGGCGCCGAGTTCACGGCCGAGCGCGACTGGAAGGCGGTGCGGGTGACGACGATGCCGGAGCCCGACGACCCACCCGAGTCGGGCGGCCTTCGCTGTTTCGTGACGAGGCGCTCGCAGGCCAACGAAGTCAGGCGACGACTGGTGCGCACCGATCCGGACTACGACTGGGCGATCATCTCCGTCGCGAACGACGACTACGAGGTCGTCCGCGCCCCGCCGGCAGCGGGAGCTAGCGCCTAA
- a CDS encoding DUF5816 domain-containing protein, which translates to MKTHTTPEGETVYVATDEGDRGSKAPFYVAYVTPDRERRYGWFCAECETVDNAMDAMGRIQCNRCDNLRKPTEWDAAHE; encoded by the coding sequence ATGAAGACGCACACGACGCCCGAAGGCGAAACCGTCTACGTCGCGACCGACGAGGGCGATCGCGGTTCGAAGGCGCCGTTTTACGTCGCCTACGTGACGCCCGACCGCGAGCGCCGCTACGGCTGGTTCTGCGCGGAGTGCGAGACGGTCGACAACGCGATGGACGCGATGGGCCGGATCCAGTGCAACCGCTGTGACAACCTCCGGAAGCCGACCGAGTGGGACGCCGCCCACGAGTAG
- a CDS encoding bifunctional metallophosphatase/5'-nucleotidase: MALRILHYSDVENAYDAPERIGRLAGAIGERRDAETLLAGAGDNTAPGVLSLVTDGRQALDFFDAVEPAVDTFGNHDFDHGYDALRELVDDSPQTWVAANVELDGRRFADDAGAEPWTVVERGGHEVGVVGVTTPTTPSITPTASDLTVTEPVPAVADAVAALRKRGVDYVVVLAHMADDERIAAECDVDAVLGGHTHTERTARVDGAVLTRPAANGESLYEISFDGGDPTVTRHPVDDAPVDAEVAATLRERKVAADLETTVDTVERPVERTHETAFRGESRIGNFVADAYRWKSGADVGLQNSGGIRAGEPLAGEITVSDLISVVPFEEPVVVAEVSGEELRAICRQASGSTVELGEPEWWHAHVSGAEIVWDGADAALEAVRVDGDPVEPGATYTIATSEYLLGTDHEFPTLEPGHRVDTLDIQYDVLVEYARERGVDPELEGRIRRLGLDSDRREAERDADTGTATDDNAATAADAATPTDAAAAEQPDARSASRSDAAGSHSLADDE; this comes from the coding sequence ATGGCCCTCCGGATCCTCCACTACTCCGACGTCGAGAACGCCTACGACGCGCCCGAGCGTATCGGGCGCCTCGCGGGCGCGATCGGCGAGCGCCGCGACGCGGAGACGCTGCTGGCCGGCGCCGGCGACAACACCGCCCCGGGCGTGCTGTCGCTCGTGACCGACGGTCGCCAGGCGCTGGACTTCTTCGACGCGGTCGAGCCCGCGGTCGACACGTTCGGGAACCACGACTTCGACCACGGCTACGACGCCCTCCGAGAACTCGTCGACGACTCGCCCCAGACGTGGGTCGCGGCGAACGTCGAACTCGACGGGCGGCGCTTCGCCGACGACGCCGGAGCGGAGCCCTGGACGGTCGTCGAGCGCGGCGGCCACGAGGTCGGCGTCGTCGGCGTGACGACGCCGACGACCCCCTCGATCACGCCGACGGCGTCAGATCTCACCGTGACGGAGCCGGTCCCCGCCGTCGCGGACGCCGTCGCCGCCCTACGCAAGCGAGGCGTCGACTACGTCGTCGTTCTGGCCCACATGGCCGACGACGAGCGGATCGCCGCCGAGTGCGATGTCGACGCTGTGCTGGGCGGGCACACCCACACCGAACGCACGGCTCGCGTGGACGGCGCCGTCCTCACGCGGCCGGCCGCCAACGGCGAATCGCTCTACGAGATTTCCTTCGACGGCGGCGACCCGACGGTGACCCGCCATCCGGTCGACGACGCGCCGGTCGACGCCGAGGTGGCCGCTACGCTCCGCGAGCGGAAGGTCGCCGCTGACCTGGAGACCACGGTCGACACCGTCGAGCGCCCGGTCGAGCGCACCCACGAGACGGCGTTCCGCGGCGAGAGTCGGATCGGCAACTTCGTCGCCGACGCCTACCGGTGGAAAAGCGGCGCCGACGTCGGGCTCCAGAACAGCGGCGGCATCCGCGCCGGCGAGCCACTGGCGGGCGAGATCACCGTGTCGGACCTGATCAGCGTCGTTCCCTTCGAGGAGCCGGTGGTCGTCGCGGAGGTCTCGGGGGAGGAACTGCGCGCGATCTGCCGGCAGGCCAGCGGATCGACGGTCGAACTCGGCGAGCCCGAGTGGTGGCACGCCCACGTCAGCGGCGCCGAGATCGTCTGGGACGGCGCCGACGCCGCCCTGGAGGCCGTCCGCGTGGACGGGGATCCCGTCGAGCCGGGCGCGACCTACACGATCGCGACCTCGGAGTACCTGCTCGGGACCGACCACGAGTTCCCGACGCTCGAACCCGGTCACCGCGTCGACACGCTGGACATCCAGTACGACGTGCTCGTCGAGTACGCCCGCGAGCGCGGCGTCGACCCGGAGCTAGAGGGACGGATTCGTCGGCTCGGCCTCGATTCCGACCGCCGGGAAGCGGAGAGAGACGCAGACACTGGGACGGCAACTGACGATAACGCTGCGACGGCAGCCGACGCGGCGACGCCGACCGACGCCGCTGCTGCGGAGCAACCGGACGCCCGGAGCGCGAGCCGATCCGACGCCGCGGGTTCGCACAGCCTGGCCGACGACGAGTGA
- a CDS encoding universal stress protein codes for MSHVVVPVRYPLTSHSKNTLAKAIEIARERDAQLTVLHVDLYHDSHHVTRSELKQSVESAFDVPEKMRYAVRKAFLVEETILEEVASEDADVVVIGHKQAGRWRRMIRKLVDDPDVESYLRQRVDCELVTVRAN; via the coding sequence ATGAGTCACGTCGTGGTTCCGGTTCGGTACCCGCTGACGAGCCACTCGAAGAACACGCTCGCGAAGGCGATCGAGATCGCCCGCGAGCGGGACGCCCAGCTGACCGTCCTCCACGTCGACCTGTACCACGACAGCCACCACGTCACGCGCTCGGAGCTGAAGCAGTCGGTCGAGTCGGCGTTCGACGTCCCCGAGAAGATGCGCTACGCCGTCAGGAAGGCGTTTCTCGTCGAGGAGACCATCCTGGAGGAAGTCGCCTCCGAGGACGCCGACGTCGTCGTCATCGGCCACAAGCAGGCCGGGCGCTGGCGCCGGATGATCCGCAAGCTCGTCGACGATCCCGACGTCGAGAGCTACCTCCGGCAGCGCGTGGACTGCGAACTCGTCACCGTCCGGGCGAACTGA